In Aspergillus fumigatus Af293 chromosome 6, whole genome shotgun sequence, the genomic window CCCGTCAAACACCGTTCGCATCAACTCGCGGCCAGGGTCCCGCCCCTATGGCCAATGGCAAACCTGGCGTGGGACGCTCGCTGTTCGGCAGTCTATTGGGCCATCGGTCACCCTCTGGTTCTAGTGTACCACCTCCTGCACCCGCACCCGCAGCACCTTCCGCGCCTCCAACTCAATCAGCTCTTCCGAGCGGGCCCTCGCGCAAGGAGTTGCCCTTTGATACTAGTGATCCATCATGGAAGGGGCTCCTAGATGAACTTCTACAGATGGGAATCACGGAAGACCAAATTGCGGAGAATTCTGACTTTATTAAGGCCTATATAGAACAAAGGCAGGGCAGTGAAGCTGAACCCACAGCCTCTCCTTCGGAAGATCAGAGGCGAGGTAAggctccgcctcctccacctccatcaGCGCCTCCCGCCTTGAAGACCACCCCTATCAGTCCACAAAATACCGGCAACAGCGGGGGCAGTCGCCGGGGCGCgccgccacctcctccgccgtcgcgCAAAGCTCGTcctgaagcggaagaggaacCGGCACCTGCGCCAGCTCGTGAACCATCCCCTCCGCGACCCAGGTTCCGTGCGCCACCTCCAATCGCAGATGCCGGGAAGCTCGCTCACACCGTCGGCCCTCCCGTCCCTGGCCGACAGAGAGCCATGTCCGGTACCAACCCTGgcccgccgcctcctccgcgACCTCCCAAGACCCCTatggaggatggtggcggCCCCCGTTTCGGCgttcctcctccattccACGGGGAGCGGAAGGTATCCGCCCCGCCAGCACCGCCAAGCCGTAGCTCGGCACCCCCGgggccaccacctcctcctccgcgaAGCCCTGCAACACCACCACAGCTTCCTCCCAAAGTTCCACATGTGCCGACCTCTGCGGCAggtcctccgcctcctccaccggCCCGCAATCCTGTCCCACCTCCCCCGCCTCCGCCAGTTCCTGCTGCTTCACGGCCAACTCCTCCCCCTCCAGTCACTAGTGCCgtgcctcctccgcctcctccgcctcctcccccttcAACGAGTGTTCCACCatcacctccccctcctcctccagtgAGCTCAGGGCCACCCgctcctccgcctcctcctcctcctcccccgTCAATCGGAGggcctccaccacccccgccgcctccgccgGCTCCTGGCGGCTCTGCGCCTCCCccacctccgcctcctcctggtgCCGGTGCACCTCCCCCACCTCCCCCTGCGAGTGGCGCGGCTCCACCTCTGCCTAAGCCAACGGGTGGCAGGGAAGACCTCCTGGCTGCTATCCGAGCTTCTGGAGGCGGCGGATTACGGAAAGTCAAAGATTCTGAGAAGAGAGATCGGAGCGCTGCCCTTGTTCCCGGATCTGCTACTGAGTCGACCGCGCCAGCTCCAAGTAGCGGAGGTGCAGCTCAAGGAGGTTTGGCCGGCGCTTTGCAAGACGCCCttgcgaagaggaagcaaaAAGTCAGCGGTAGCGGTAAGTTTCTCCCACATCAATTGTTCGCTAGCAAAACTAGCTAATAACTCGTacagatgatgagaaagacgatgacgacgattgGTGATCCCATCCGCATGCTTGTAGCTTCTCTGTTTGTTGTTAAGTCTTCCAGTTCTATTCAATGCATGAATTGGCGGTCACAGGATAAGGTTCATCTTCTCGTTGATACCATGCATGTCTGCGACGTTTTCATTCTCTTTTGTGTCGCTTTCAACTAGTGGCGAAGACTTGTTCGCGAGGGAGAGTGGCGCTCAGCCTCCCCTTGAAGGTTGTATTAAGAGGGACGAGAACGAGGGTCGATTCTAGAGATCTATGCAAAATCACACCTAATTCCCTTCCACCCCTTTAGAAGGCTTTTGAAATCACACTGCCAACAGTACGTCAGTTCCCTGACGTTGCTCTGGCTCTGTGTACTTGGACAACGGATAGTCTAGGAGGCAATATCTACCAATGATGGAGATAGATGGCAATGACGGTGGAAGTATACGGAACATTGTTGATCCGCTATCGTCTTGCGGAAACACTTCGAGCAAGGAAAATAGATGGAAGTATCTGATGAACTCATCAATTTCCAGAAGAAAACAATAAAGAAAAGCGACTTTCAATCAATCTGGTTGACTGCTCGTTAAGGCAGCCAGATATGCTGTCATCGTCGCATCTGAAACCCTCAGCCCCTTCAGCGACGCTCCTCCGATTTTTGCGCTCTCAGTCCGATTTTCTCAGTGTCAACTCATCAAGATGCGCACGTCCTTCCCGAAGTAAGCCTTATGTTCATCAGATCCTTCCCTGCAACGCATCTTCAAGAGCTTCGTCGACCTGGACTTGCACTGCTTCGGCACCTCACCGAACAACTTTGCAGACCAGCCTAGTCAGAACCCCTACCCCCGCGGCAAGAAGTCATAGCAGTTCGCGGCCTCGACTCTGGCTCTGTGCCGGCCAAGCGGGACGCTCATCTTCAATTTTCCCCTTATCAAACGCACCGTACTCGCGATCCGCTTCCACCAAGAGCCGTCCACTCCTGCGCAGACTCCTCGATCTGAGGCGTAGCAACTCCTCAGCGGATAAGCACAACCGCGGCGGGCCCGCGCTAATTGACGATGGAACAGAGGGAGGTTTCACTATTGGCCGAGGCCTAGCAGCGAAAGCAACGAACGAGCCACGGCTACGGTGTACGGAGTTTGACAAGAATGGGAACGTCACTCTTGTGAATGGCGAGTTTAAGAAAAGCGAGTTGATCGCAAAGGTGTGTTGCTTTCTCTGCATGACACTGCGTGCCGAATATTGAATTAATGATCGATTGAAGTATGGACTTCTTCCTAGAGATCTCCGCAAGATCGACTCCTCGACTTTGCCGCACATCCTTGTCCGACCGAGCGCgatcctcatcaacctgctgCATCTTCGCGTTCTAATCAAGCATGATCGGGTCCTTGTGTTTGATGCGTATGGATCGACCGATTCTTATATGCAATCGTTATTTGTATATGACTTGGAAGGGAAGCTACAGCAGAAACAGACAGGAGGATTCGGCGCTCTACCATACGAATTCCGCGCCTTGGAAGCGGTGCTCATCAGCGTTACCACCggtctggaggaagaattCAATGGTGTGAGGGAGCCGGTCGTGCGTGTGCTTCGcgctctggaagaagatatcgACCGGGATAAGTTGCGGCATCTCCTGATTTACTCCAAGAAACTCGGTACCTTTGAGCAGAAAGCTCGTTTGGTGCGAGATGCCATTGACGACCTCCTTGAAGCGGACGATGACCTGGCTGCAATGTATTTGACTGAGCGTGCGAATGGCGTTCAgcgggaggaagatgatcatCAAGAAGTGGAGATGCTTTTGGAATCTTATC contains:
- a CDS encoding WASP family protein; the encoded protein is MPSILSDADKETVKRNVSKPSNKILAVAVARLYVAYPDPQRWTYTGLQGAAVLANDLVGRTFWLKLVDVSPAGRGVIWDQEIYDNFAYNQDRTFFHTFELEDCAAGFSFADEKEAKTFIKKMHEREKHASKETRQTPFASTRGQGPAPMANGKPGVGRSLFGSLLGHRSPSGSSVPPPAPAPAAPSAPPTQSALPSGPSRKELPFDTSDPSWKGLLDELLQMGITEDQIAENSDFIKAYIEQRQGSEAEPTASPSEDQRRGKAPPPPPPSAPPALKTTPISPQNTGNSGGSRRGAPPPPPPSRKARPEAEEEPAPAPAREPSPPRPRFRAPPPIADAGKLAHTVGPPVPGRQRAMSGTNPGPPPPPRPPKTPMEDGGGPRFGVPPPFHGERKVSAPPAPPSRSSAPPGPPPPPPRSPATPPQLPPKVPHVPTSAAGPPPPPPARNPVPPPPPPPVPAASRPTPPPPVTSAVPPPPPPPPPPSTSVPPSPPPPPPVSSGPPAPPPPPPPPPSIGGPPPPPPPPPAPGGSAPPPPPPPPGAGAPPPPPPASGAAPPLPKPTGGREDLLAAIRASGGGGLRKVKDSEKRDRSAALVPGSATESTAPAPSSGGAAQGGLAGALQDALAKRKQKVSGSDDEKDDDDDW
- the mrs2 gene encoding CorA family magnesium transporter, whose protein sequence is MLSSSHLKPSAPSATLLRFLRSQSDFLSVNSSRCARPSRSKPYVHQILPCNASSRASSTWTCTASAPHRTTLQTSLVRTPTPAARSHSSSRPRLWLCAGQAGRSSSIFPLSNAPYSRSASTKSRPLLRRLLDLRRSNSSADKHNRGGPALIDDGTEGGFTIGRGLAAKATNEPRLRCTEFDKNGNVTLVNGEFKKSELIAKYGLLPRDLRKIDSSTLPHILVRPSAILINLLHLRVLIKHDRVLVFDAYGSTDSYMQSLFVYDLEGKLQQKQTGGFGALPYEFRALEAVLISVTTGLEEEFNGVREPVVRVLRALEEDIDRDKLRHLLIYSKKLGTFEQKARLVRDAIDDLLEADDDLAAMYLTERANGVQREEDDHQEVEMLLESYHKVCDEIVQASGNLVTSIRNTEEVVKAILDANRNSLMLLDLKFSIGTLGLATGTLFSALYGMNLKNFIEESDLGFGAVSMTCFMITAVVCVYGLAKLRKLQRVRMWGEAGVGGAPLTPLTTRSGILSGHRSNWRADSIEPVWGSLPGEARTERIKRLRETAAAAAARSASADATAQRASALRSSANANGGAPKGSEHSPTRETEASGSSA